The stretch of DNA GGAATCGTGATAAAAACCGACTACAACGAACACGCGGATGAAGGCTATGATCGAAATGCACTTCCAGTGATTGACAACATAAGTTTTAGTGGAATTCGAGGCCAGGGTGTTCGTGTGCCGGTCCGCATTTATGGTAGTCGAGAAATTCCTGTGAGTAATGTCACTTTCAAGGACCTATTAGTCGGAATATCGTACAAAAAGAAACACATCTTTCAGTGTTCTTTTGTTCAAGGTCGTGTAATTGGAAAAATCTTTCCTTCCCCTTGCGAGAATCTTGATATTTATGATGACGAGGGGAGGCTTGTTAAGCAGGCAACATCTGATAATAGTGTTGATGCAGATTATGATGCTTGACAGATGAACTTCAGATATGAATTCTGTGGTTATTTTCTTCAGCTCAATCCAACTGTGTCAGAGGTTTGGCATCTGAAGAGGAAGATTGTAAGTTGCTGATCATGATATATCTAATCAGAGGAAGTCCTTTGGGTTGGACTCTTCTTCGGGAATATGTTTCTTTATAACAAGAGGTTGTGAATGTAATGTATGATCATCTGACGACAGCTTCCGCGTATGAGAATTTGTCATGTAGATTCAACCTCATAGTTGTGATTCCTCGAGTTTCAAATTGTGGTTTTCATTCTGCAAACTTTTCAATTGATGACGGAGTGATACTTTTTGCTCCTTTTCTAGTGTTGCAGCAGGGAGGGTCTTCAACTTGCCATTTTGAAGTCAGTATAAGGCAGTATAAATTGTTTTGGCAAGTCTAAGGTTATGGAAGAGTGCTGAGATGAAATTTTCTTTACTGTTTAGCCAGATGAAAAGAAGACTGTGGCCAAAATCTCAGAATTTTGCAGTTATTATATAGATGTATAAATCATTCCATGTGATATGGTGAGATTACTTTTGAATTATAACTTGCAGGATATCGGAACCCTTCAGCTTTTGTTTACAGTGATGCAAGTATAATAATAGATTGCATCATGAACTAGTAAAATGTGTGAGAATAATCTATTGATCTTTGATCAATTTACCTTCAGTTATCTAGCTGGTTCAAATAATCAAATAAATGTCACCCATGGAGCCATGGATGAGTTAAATTTTGAGAATCGGGTGTAAAATACAAGGTTAcaattgatttttttttgtttaatCTTTTGAACTTGTAAATTAGCCTTTAAAAGTTGCAGCCTGCAGAATATATGCACTGCAAGCCAAATTTTAAGGTACATTTTTGGGTTAAATATAAGCATTTTATCTGGCCATCTGCATGTATTTGGAATCAGTATGCGTTTtcataaaatataacaaataGCCAGTAAATATAACAACAGTCAACATAACTTCGCACTGCAAGTACGGTTAACTCTCTTTAAAGTAATAGGGAAATAATATTTTAGCgagtttattactttatcgaGAGTAAAAATACACTGTGTCCGTTATGTTGGGACcagaaaaaaatattattttaacgagGTTATTACTTAATCGAGGTTCAACTGTATCAATTTAGAATTCTAAGAATTCACAACTTGGATATAAAAACATGTCAAAGTACAAAATGGGGATAGTAATCGAGCTGCTCCATCACATGTAGGCGCTGCAAGATTAACTTAACTTCAAGTGCTGTAACTATAATGTTGACGCGCTATTGATTCTTAGTAAACAGCCCCTTATTACTTCTAATGCATTTACAAATCTCAATCTTGAACAACATTTAGTTCTTTGAGCCAAGCTGTATGAAGTGGACATGGGTCAGGTTTCCCAGCTGCAATTGCTTTCTTAGAGAGCGCGTAGAACCAACCATTCCTCCATTTGAACTGCAATAGAACCGGGGCTTATAGATAGAGGAAAACAAGGTTATAAACCATATAAGCTCTCATGTGATTTAGGGCAATTACCTCTTTCACTGCTGTTGGAAAGTGGGCGACAGCACGTGAATAAGCACATAGTCTATCTTCCATGGCATCTTCAAATGTTATACTTTTCTCTGCTGCTGCCGCTGATGCTAGTTCACTGATGAGGCTAGAGACCTGCAGATATAACATAATTAAACTGCAAGCTATGTTACCCGGACTCGGGTATGAGTGTCGGACACGGGTTCGTATCCAAGTGTCGGACTCggcaatattctgaaaaatttacATGTTTTTGGCCTAAAATAAGTGTCCAGGTGTCCATACCAATGTCTGAGTGTCGAGTGTCCGACACGGGTACTCGAAGCAAAATGAAGAGTCTGGGTAACTAAGACTGCAAGTGTCAATTCTATTCACTAATGATGGCTAAAGACCTACAAATGTAGCACGATTAAGCAGCAAGTATACATCAATGACAGTCCATGTGAAATGTGTAAAAGTAATAATATATCTTCAAGATGGACAGTGGTACGGGAGTTAACGTTTCCTCGTCTAGACACACCAAGGGTTAAATGGATAAAGAATTAATCAACTATCTTAATTTCTCAGGACTCATGGGACAAAGGTCTAATTTAGTTGGAGGAAATTAAGTGCACTGAGAATGAAAATGGAATCTATTATTCCCTTACAGCCTTACCTCAGAGCGGAATTCTTTTTCCACAGCACCAACCGTAGCCCCAGGATGGCGAGCTCCAACAAGCATAAATGCTGAAATCCATATAAGCTTTTCCAACATTTGCTTTTGAAAGTCTGCCTTTTCAAGGACCTTGAAGATGAATAGAAGTCATTTTTTGTGATTAATCATGCAGTATGCAACTGTTCGCAGAAGCTAAATTTCTAATAACCAAAGTAACTCAACAGATTTTAACTGCAAATATCCCATCTAGACTTGTTTTAATGACATAAATCCAAACCAAACCAACACAAGATACAGTTAATATATCATTTACCTTGCAAGAAAGACCTCCAGCTTGCAACCTTGCAGCCACAGCAGATGCCCACTTTCCATAAGCAGCCGTTAGTCCCTCAGGGTTGGTATCAGTTTTCCCATCAATTGGAGGTTCACCAAGTTTTGAAACTGCAAAATACGCCAAAACTTGGCCTGCATCACCTAGACCTTTACTCTCAAACCACGGTTCCATCATTCCGTTCTGGAAAAAGACCAAATCTGCTAGATTGTTAAGATCCATCACAACATATGCCAACTCAACAACAAGAATTCCATCAAACTATCTATAATTTCAACAGCATTGACCAAGTTAATCACGACAAAAACCATAGTTCACACTTCACATACTAACATCACAAAGCAGTGCATTTACAAACTCTAATTCATCACATCAAAGTCAGCATTAGGTCTAAACAAACATTACACACAATTACGGTCAGCATCAAGTTATTACATCTAAATAAAGTAGAACCTCCATAAACGAAAAAGTAATAAACTCAACAAAATATCAAATGATTAATAATTCCCCATTCAACATAATAGCGACAGGGTATTTAAATCTCCATAAATGAACGACCTCATCAAAATATCAAATGAATAATTTTGTTATTCATTCCGCTTCGATAGATTAACAACACCGTATTTTTaatctcgataaatgaataaaatCCTCCTGTTAATTGACAATAGTAAATGTACCATTCCAACTAAGGTAAATGATAGTAATACAGTAGAACCTCCATAAATGAATATTTTTTCCGTTCAACATAACAATGACAATGTATTTTTAATCTCAATAAATGAATATTTTTTTCCCGGTTCAACTTCAACATAATAATGACGGTGTATTTTTaatctcgataaatgaataaaatCCTCCGGTTAAATGATAATAGTAAATGTACCATTCCAACTACGGTAAATGATAGTAACACAGTAGAACGTGATAAATGAACTAACATAAAAATGCCGGTATATTTTTACTCTCGATAAATGAATTTTTTTTTCCGGTTCAGCATAACAGTGACATTATATTTTTaatctcgataaatgaataaaattCTCCTGGGCAAAACAAATGTACCGTTCCAACGGGACTTAGGAGTGGAATCAAGAACAGCATCAAGATCATCATTTCTAGTACAAACCAAAATAGGCCCTTCAAAATCAAGAGGCACAGCTTCACCTCTTTTAACCAACAAATCATCCCCACTTCCCATATCTTGTAAAGCTCTCCCTACTCTTCCTCCACCAACTATCACAGCGGGTCCCACCTTAGTAGCCATTGAAGTTGTGCTTGAAgatgatgatggtgatgataAAGCTCTGATTTTTAAAGAAACACTTGTTAATCTTGAAGTGGGCTTAGTGTAATAATGGTGTAAACGATAAGAAGAGCTAGAGATTGAGAGTGTTTTGGTCATTGTTGTGTTTGAGTGTTCTTGAGTTTGAAGCCatttttttaatttgtttgttTTGGAGAGTGTGAATATTGAGCCACTCGTTTGAGCTAGCCCTTTATCTTTTGTAGTCCAATCAAATTGTTCTTGAGATGGGTCGAGGGGAGTCGGGTCATGGCCCTGAAAGTCTTGGCCCAACACTCGTATTATAAACGAAAGTAACAAAGATTATAATGAACGTAAAAAAAGGTGTAAATAGATATAAGAGAAAAGTTTAATTGATTTTTAGCAGTGTTGTAAAAACCCGGAATCAGACAATAATGGTAGAGTTAATGATTTAGGATTAATTGAAAATCAGAGATTAATCGGAGTAAAAATCATATGTATTataatattgatttatattaaattacattattatgattatattagttatttatttattaacaaatacatatttattatatcataatttctatgattgattatttatatttaaatgaatatagtattttaatttaaataaataattacatataTTGCGATAAAGAAAAAATTCTAAGAAataatcggatttcaaaaatcgAATCGGTCTTATAGCTTGTATGGAATTAATCAAGATTTATTAATCAGTTAAATCGAATACATATAACATCATACATTtataatataattacaaaaaaGTCCGGAAAAATGGATTCAAAACAGATAATCATAATATATAACAAAAGAAAATGTCCCAAAACCCCAACATTTGCGATATTTACCGATTTAAGGCATATTTTAAGAATTCACTCATTTAATTCTACTGGGAGGAGCACTAGTAAATGCTGGTAAATACTGGTCATGTAAAGACTTGTAACAGTAAAGTGACTCGCTGTGACGAAATTGGATTATGGCCTGATTAATGGCCTCTTGGTCTTTTTCCACCTAACTCGTCTATCTCTTTCGTTTGTTTACATTTTCCTCGTCTATGTCTTTCGTTTGTTTAAACTTTTCTGTTTGAGATGTTACTTCCAAttatttacatttcaaaatttttcaaaaatattaaaatttttataattctTAATTTTATACGTATAATATTAATCGATGTTAgtactttactcacttttttaactttcctTTAATACTTTACCATTTTTCTTGTCATTGGAAACCGTGAAATCAGATGAGTCATTTTAGACTAGGGTTTTGTTTGAACTTGCAAATATTAATTATAAACAGGTGGAAGATACACGGAAATGTTATTTTCAGAGTTTTTATGATTTCAaataaaaaaatgttaaaaatttaAATTACCCCCGTATTATTATTTTTTCAAGGATTGTTTATGCGCATCTAGAAGAGGCAGTTTTATCTTTTCAACATTCtttattcttaaaaattaaaaaataactCCGAAAGTAAAATTAAAAATCGAACAATTCTGAAActaaaaaataaaatcaaaaccGATTGTTCGATTCCGATTATATGTTAAAACCGAACCGTAAAAAATCAAATTGATCCGATAATTCATATACATATAAATACTATGTTCTCTAtcaatattttaaataaattaataatagaCATGTTTTACGTTAGTATGATATATATGGGCTAGTGGGCTTCCCTTAATTACAGCATCTTGTAGAGGATTAACTATTTTCATTAGTTAAAACAGGGTAAAATAGATATTATCTAAAATTTGTTTAATTTGTAAGAAATTTTGTTTTAATGGTATTAACTATAATGGTTAGCCATATTTGAAAAACATTATTgattgttatttttaaattttaatggttttattcatattttatatcattttttgaaaaaaaagagGTTGTAAATGAATTATCAATATATTTAatacaagtaaaaataaaatatacaattaataatttttttgatgtAATTGTTACAATCTAAACATCTGAAAAACTAGTTAACAAACATTacatatataataaaatatttactaatttaatttattatcgtttataagtaatttttataaatacataatttacATTAAAATAGTTATAAAAGTAATTAATAAATTTAGTTGACAGTGATTTTTTTAAACAAACAATGAAATTTTTTATaattctataataaaataattttacacttaacattaaataaaattaaaatataatatttaaaagtaatatatatatatatatatatatatatattataactattcaattatgaatatatatacatatatacctaGACACATAACTAGGATTATAGCGCCAAAATACATTTATTTTGTAGAGAAATGACCTGGATTTGATATAGATAATGGATTCTCATTCAATATATGTAGGTGCTGGTTTCTCGTTATCTAAAAGTTTTGCTAACAGGTGTCTGCATTAGAGATGTGTTTTTCTTtatatatttgatatattttcaaatttttggTTGACAGTTGAATTTTATAACTAACAGGTGCATTCCATTCGAGATGCTCTTAGTTAGTCAATAGGAGTGAAGTAACTTGCTTCGGATCAAGTTAACTAGgttattactccctccgtccctaaaacttggacacgtttgtcaattcacacttttgattgttaatatctttaattttatattagtattaaatataaaattttattatataaaatactCGTAAATACGAATTCAACAAAATTATTCACaactatgtttgatattatagattagacgtaaattagtagtaaATCTTTTACCATAAATAGTATAAAAAATCAAAATAGGAACAATATTTCGGAAGGGAGGGAGTACTAATAAGTGATAATCTGTATTTGCCATTTATAACCACTATTAGGGGTGTACACGTTTTGGCCAACCGGACCAATCCAAACCGGACCGACCCTATTTCGGCCGAACCAAACCGATTTTTTTCAACCCGATATATAgttgggttgaaaaaatgtcaacccgatttaattgggttggatatggttttcgataattttaaaccaatccaacccaacccgattaaaatatatatgtacatgctaataagttaatccaaaattatgtttaggccatttacatagatccatatatctctaactctaaatgtaactaataacctccgtgttcatagttcatttcgtaacaacaatatatgtttgattagtgttatattttttgcatttatgattcattccaatatttaaagcgtaagcaatattattagtaattttgatgtcgaaaattagatgcttaagactattcaatatggacgattgtaatattgttttgcactattttcaagtgttttaaactttgaaaccttatgttttattataattttttatattaattttgtatattttattAACCGATCAAACCCATCCAACCCGAACCAAACCGAAGTatacaaattggtttgggttacaaatttaaacggtttgggttgggttgaaattttgaaaacccgaCTAATTGGGTTGGGTTGTTAAATTCTCCTAATCCGCCCAACCCGATCCGTGTACACCCCTAACCACTATACCACCTGTTTGTTTTTTCACCGGCACCCGTGATTAATTCTTTTTTTTTACATTACAAGTATCTCTAGTCTACATTTTCAATAATAATCTTAGTAGTATATTGgataattaaatatattttttgcGCTAGAATAAAAATACACTCtcttttatttattatatttattttgtgcGGTTCggttttcaattttaaaaattaaaaacacGCGATTTCGGTTTATACGAATCGACCGGCGCTCACCACTATAATATCCCACAATTGTACAACCTACTCCAGGTTCATTCAAATGATGTTCCCGCTTGAATACAAATATGAAATAACAAGGACACATAGTTCAAAACCCACTCAACTCAAACTGAAGTGCTATTTAGTACAGTACTACTCTCTTTGTCCCATTGAATTGTATATATTAATTTTTAACACATTTTTCAATAttcatttaaaatataatttcacaatatttttttttaattttatttctgaataaatattttatgtttaaaattttattcaaaaaaaatttacaaaaaatattataaaactataaTTTATAGAAATCTCGAAATACGTACAAATAGTACATATAGAATCCGTTAGGGAGGGAGGTAGTAGTAGTTAACAAAACTAAACACCACTCACACGAGTCACACCACAACCAACACAACGTTTTCGAGTCCATCAAAAATAGTTACCGTTAATGCCTTTCAACCCCTCAATAATAAACCTATTTTCAACGCATAAAACGGCCCACACATTTCCCAACACaatatttcaaattcaaatttcCACTAAACTCAAAGACAAAATACAACTCACCATTTAAATCCTTATATATTTCCCAAAATCTTAAAAAGCCAAATCTTACAACTCAAACTCAATCTAAGCCCCCTCTGTTCTTTCCACGATGTCGTGTACACATAAACCCTCGGTTCTGTCTCAAATTCCATACAATTCCCTTTATGTCAATCCCCTCACTGACCTCAAACACACTCGTAGTTTCAGCGAAGGCTGTCGTGAAAACCCCGATATCCTGCCTCTCGGAGTTCACATTCGTCGTAATTCAGACAACAAAGAGAATGTTGTCGCACTTAAAAAAGTTGAAAATGTAAAAAATGCTGATAAGGAAAATGCTGAACCGAATAGCGGGCCTTTAGCTGTGGCTAAAAAGGTGTCTACGGAGAAGTTTCATAAGAAGCCTAGAGCCTTAAAGCCAACTTCACTTCAACTGTGTATGCAAATGAATGAACCTGATTTTTTACTTGGATCGGGGAGTGTGGACCCCGGTGATTCGGAGCACTCGAATTCGTTGAAGATTTGGGATTATTCGGATTCTGAGTCTGCTCCGGCTTCTTCCTGGTCTACCATTCCCAATAGGTTGGTGATTGTTTTGTATGAAATTATTGATGAATTAATTAAATTTGATTTGTTGTGGAAATGTTAAGTACATTGAAATCTCGCCTAACTAATAATCGATAAATTTAGTAACgcattataaattaattattctAACATTATTTTTTTGGTCATTTATATTTaacctcgataaattaataaaattatctGGTCTGATGCTATTTAAATTGATCATTTGTTCCGGTTTTGCAGGACATTGTTGTGCAGGCCTTTGCCGGTGGACATTGGGAGGTGCACTTGTGTAATTGTGAAAGAAAAATGTGTAGAAGGATTACATGGGGGCAGTTTGTACACTCTTTACACCAATGTAAGGTTTCCTTGTTTTATGACATTTCACTTTCCTGTTTTCTGCAAGTTTAACTCTTATAATACTGTTAATTGTATTGGCATGTTTGACTTGGTTTTTGTATAATAATTGAGGTTTCTTAGTTGATTATCCATAATGTTGGTGTTGCGTTGGAGTAGGTTTTGCACTATAAATTATACTATAATAGGAGCGTTATAGTGTTGGGTTGGAGTTGTTCTAATTTGTTACAAGTATTAACAACTAACCATTGTCAATAATCAATATGTCATGCTGCATAATGTTTGTTTCACGTTTGAAATATTTGATTCTTATAATAGTGTTAATTATATTGGGATGTTTGACTTAGTTTTTATATAATAATTGAGGTTTCTTAGTTGATGTTTAGTGTTTGTGACTTGGATTGTAATTTATTAAGCATTAGTAACAAATAACCATTGTCACTTGTCAGTATGTCATGCAGCAATATGTTTGTTTTGCCATTTGAATATTTTGATTGTACCTGTTAGGAGTTAGAATTGTCTTGTAACACAGCTTAATTTGAGAATTCATTCTCATTCCGACTTTGCTTTCATTCCCAAACACTTCACTAAATTCATGGATGTATGGCCAAGCAGTCGCTATTTTATGATTTGTACTCATTTGATCATACTTGTGCTAATACCATGAACAAGGTCATTTTGAGGAGATTATTAAATACTGCCTTTTCACTAGGCATTGTGATCTTATAGTAGGAACTGAGAAATGGTTATAATTTGGCCTACATGTTGACATTGGAAATCAGAGTAAACAAGTTTACAGTCTGCTGATTATAATCCGACCGTGAGATAAACATGACCTTAGTGAAATATGTATGTTTGATATGTCCTGTGATTTGATTCAGTTCACAGTGGTCATTCTATGCAATCAACCATTTAGATGTTGTTTGTGAGCATTCAGAATTACATGTACTCTGTCGCGATCCTTGAAAAAGTTGGTATTTGACTCTTTAATGAAACATCTCAGGAGGGTCATGGAAGACAAAATCGAAAACTTGCAGTGGCTCGCCACAAGAGGCATAATGGAAGATCTGAGTTTATAGTTGCTCAATCAACAAAAGGGATTTTATGTCCTGGTGATGATAGTTTTGTGGGAAGTGTCACTTCCAACCTCATGGGTTCCAAGTACAATATATGGGATCAGGTTCAATGTCCTTGACATCTTAGTACTGTGCTGTTTAAGTAGAGGTTTTCACATTCATAAGGACCTAATTTGCTTCAAAAAATGTTGTGGTTAATTTGTTTCAAAATGTATCTTTGAATTGCAGGGGAGTGGTCCAAATTCCATGATCAAACAATCTAAACTTCTTGCTGCTGTAACGTAATCTCTCTTGCCTTTTTTACTGAATATATTTAACACAAACATTATGGAGCTAATATGTTCAGATTTTTTTTTGTGAACAGATTCATTCCCACCATAGCTAGCTGGTCAGGAAATCACAGAAGCATGAAAGCATGGGTACCTAAACACCAATCCATGCAGCTAAAAAATACAACTCAGGTGTGTGCTTGAAGGAACATATAGATTTTACATTTTAACTGGATTAAGCTTTTTCTGTTTGAGTATTTAGGCTCTGTCAATATCCTTATTCGGTTTACATCGTGTAGGTTCAACATATAAACGGATTGCCCAAGGATTGGaatgagaaaatggacaaagTTCATCAGTTATTTTCTAGGATTCCTCATTACAATAGTGTAAGTTAGTGTGTGTTGTCATTAATTATTAATCTATGAAGCTCTATGATGATCAACGGATCACTGCTCTGATCATATTTCAGAATACAAAGCAATACGAGTTAGATTTCAGAGAGAGGAGGGGAAGAAGCGGACTTAAAATCAAGAGTTCAGTCAAGAACTTTCAATTAACCTTAGAGGTATACTAAATACTCTACATTCCACACTGTAAACGTTTTGAACTGATCTTTTGAAGTAATTCATTACAATCAAGCTTCTGCTTCAATTATAAGGAAAATATGACACAACTTCAAATTGAAAGACCAGAACTTCCTTTTGTAGAGTTCCTGAGAGGAGTCATTGTTTTTATTTATTGTGCTTGGAACTGATTTGATGCATTCCTTTTATCAGAAACATGGAAGGCAGGCAATTCTGCAGCTCGGAAGAGTGGGAAAATCAACCTATGTGATGGATTACAGGTAGAAACACGATAACTTAACTACAACTAATTCCTGTTTACATGAAGCAAATGGAATGTATAAGAACGTCTTACTCGTAAACAAAAAGTAAAAGGTCATGGATTTTTTGATGCAGATATCCAATGACAGGCCTATCAAGCATTCTGCATCTGTTTGGCTTCTATTGATTCGAAAACTGTGCTGCACAATGTAATTAGTCTAGTTATAGTCGTCTCTGGCTGTTCAAGCTCAGAACAACAGGTCAGACCATTTCAAGCATCTTTGTCTAATGCCAACTTATCTGAAGGCCATGCATTAAAATGTTTTGAATTATGGAAGGTTAAAGAGGGTAGTCACCATTTTACATTGCGGTGATAAGCCAGTTATAATGTAATGcattccaagatctttcattaaGTTATTCATTGCCCTGTTCTTCAGTTCTTCTCTATCCCTCTTTGCTTTTTCTCTACACTAATTCTATTCAGATTCCTTCAATCCATAAAGTATTGAAGTGATTACTCATTGTATGATCACTCATCACTCTATCACTCTTTAAACTGGAATTTTACGAGTTCTAAAAAGTTCTATCAAGCATGATGATTAGCGGAGATAAAACATAGTCAAGCTACAAACTGAACATAGATAGACCTTTCAAATTTTTGATCTGCAGAGCCCATTTTTCATTAATATTACTTTATATAATTTAGATGTCCCcttattattttcttttt from Apium graveolens cultivar Ventura unplaced genomic scaffold, ASM990537v1 ctg1728, whole genome shotgun sequence encodes:
- the LOC141700065 gene encoding uncharacterized protein LOC141700065 isoform X2 codes for the protein MICWLKEVKLCLLILKGLFWFVLEMMILMLFLIPLLSPVGTNGMMEPWFESKGLGDAGQVLAYFAVSKLGEPPIDGKTDTNPEGLTAAYGKWASAVAARLQAGGLSCKVLEKADFQKQMLEKLIWISAFMLVGARHPGATVGAVEKEFRSEVSSLISELASAAAAEKSITFEDAMEDRLCAYSRAVAHFPTAVKEFKWRNGWFYALSKKAIAAGKPDPCPLHTAWLKELNVVQD
- the LOC141700065 gene encoding uncharacterized protein LOC141700065 isoform X1; amino-acid sequence: MTKTLSISSSSYRLHHYYTKPTSRLTSVSLKIRALSSPSSSSSTTSMATKVGPAVIVGGGRVGRALQDMGSGDDLLVKRGEAVPLDFEGPILVCTRNDDLDAVLDSTPKSRWNDLVFFQNGMMEPWFESKGLGDAGQVLAYFAVSKLGEPPIDGKTDTNPEGLTAAYGKWASAVAARLQAGGLSCKVLEKADFQKQMLEKLIWISAFMLVGARHPGATVGAVEKEFRSEVSSLISELASAAAAEKSITFEDAMEDRLCAYSRAVAHFPTAVKEFKWRNGWFYALSKKAIAAGKPDPCPLHTAWLKELNVVQD
- the LOC141700062 gene encoding tubby-like protein 8: MSCTHKPSVLSQIPYNSLYVNPLTDLKHTRSFSEGCRENPDILPLGVHIRRNSDNKENVVALKKVENVKNADKENAEPNSGPLAVAKKVSTEKFHKKPRALKPTSLQLCMQMNEPDFLLGSGSVDPGDSEHSNSLKIWDYSDSESAPASSWSTIPNRTLLCRPLPVDIGRCTCVIVKEKCVEGLHGGSLYTLYTNEGHGRQNRKLAVARHKRHNGRSEFIVAQSTKGILCPGDDSFVGSVTSNLMGSKYNIWDQGSGPNSMIKQSKLLAAVTFIPTIASWSGNHRSMKAWVPKHQSMQLKNTTQVQHINGLPKDWNEKMDKVHQLFSRIPHYNSNTKQYELDFRERRGRSGLKIKSSVKNFQLTLEKHGRQAILQLGRVGKSTYVMDYRYPMTGLSSILHLFGFY